TCCGGTCCACCTCCCATGTCACAGCCTCCTCTGCCTCGAGCCCATCCAACTAGAGCTGCCTAGCATGAAGGGAGACAGCGGTTCCCAACTGGAGTACAGAGGTAAGGGCCAATAAAGAGGACAGGAGGTGGCTTCCCTTCAGCAGAGGCTGCTGTCTGTCCCCAGAGGGCCTCTTGCCTTCTGAACTGTACACAAAGGCAAGACCAGGATGGGGAAGCAGGAACGGAGGGGGTTTGTCTCCACAtttcctcctctgcctgctctgTTTCTGTGCTCCAATGTAGTGCCCTGGTCCTTGGGAGCCTTCACTCCTGGCCAGGCTGACATCCCTTCCTAGCTCGGAACGCTGGGGATGAGGGGCAGCCAGGAGCCAGGACTTGTGAATGGTGGCATCCTTGGGGTAGGGACATGCTGCAGAGCCACGCCAAACTGCACTCGGCCACCAATGTGCCGGCTCACCCACCTGCCTCCCTGGTTGCCCCACCAGCCCCAGGACTGGCACCTCTGCCCACAAATAAAGCAGTTATGTCCCCAGTGGCTGTGCCTCCTGGGTGTGTGCAGGGTCTCCTTCGAGCTGACTGGAGCAAACACGTGGCCTCTCTGGCCCACCTCTGCCGATCAGGCCACTCCTGCTGCCCATCAGCCCCTGACGGCCCTGGAGCAAAGGCAGAGCGGCTGGGGATGAGGTCTCAGGGCTCTACATGTAACCCAGTTCTCTCAGTGTCCTTGGGGGCTCCACTGAGATCTCAACCTGGTTCCTGGTTCAACTAAACGACAGAGATCCCAAGTGTTCCGGTCTGCTTCAGCCTCACGGCCCCGGggttttctctttcaaataaaaacattgttttggccatgtagtggtggcacacacctttaattctagcacacgggggtggggggtggcagaggcaggcagatctcttaaattctaggccagccagggctatacgaagaaaccctatcttttttgttgttttttgtttttgttttttggagaaagggtctcactctACAGCTCAGGGTAGCTTGGGACTCACtccgtagctcaggctggtcttcaactcggcactccatctgcctctgcctctcaagtactggggttaaaggcatgcgccaccatgcttggcttttaaaattaaaaacttttagacagggtttctctgtgtagccctggctgtcctggaactcactctgtagaccaggttggcctcgaactcagcgctccacttgcttctgcctccctagtgctgggcttaaaggcatggcTACTACCACCTAGCTTGAGggtttttttaatattcatttttatttatgtgtgtgtgtggggcatgctcacagaggccaaaagagagcactggatccctggagctagaCATGTGgtacttgtgagccacctgacatggtgctaggaactgaacccaggttctctagaggaaatgagccatctctgtagccccaagTTCTAGCTTTCCTTTTCCTGGGGGTCTAAGGCAAAAAGCAGTATTTTGATAAAGAATGTCATTTAATAAACTTGAGACATCATCCGTACAAAGTTAGCGTTACTTTACAAAATTAGGACCATaatataaattggaaaaacaaaacaaaacaaaacaaaaaaacaaaaaccaccaggCTGGGCCTCAAGCCTCCCCTGGGAGCTAGTCCTCAAGGAGGCTCAGCCCGCAGACACGCAGGAGTGAGGAGAGGTGGCAGGGGCATCCTGGGATCAGAGCCAACCTGTGCAGCCAGACACATGCTGGAGCTAGGGCAGCTGACGGGCTTAGGAGAGCTGGCTTCTTTGCTTAACAAAAGCCCCTAGCACCCCTGTATAGCCATCTCTCCTTGTTTGTCATCCCCCACAGACAAGAGCCCGAGCCTTCCCCACAATACTCTATGTCCAGGAACCTCAGGAGCAGGCTTGCGAGTCCACGGACAAACACAGGAAGGGCTTAAAGGACAGGGAGGAGATGGGAAACAGGAAAAGGGGGTCATAGCAGCATGGTAAGGACCTCAACCCTGGGGACAACTGAGAGAGCAGCTGTGTGTCTGGCGAGGTCACAGTCACAGTGACAGTGGGGAGACagcacctgcagaggccagaggcccaAGAAAAGTTATCATCTCTCTAGATCCAGAGGGACAGGCAGGGCCTGGGACCTGAGCCTCAGAGAAGCAGGTGTCCTGGATGTCCCCCAGCCTTGGGTCAGGAACATTCAGACCTGAGAAAGGGAGGTGTCATCTCCCTGGGGAGTCAGCCTTGAGTGTGGCCTGAGCTGCTGGGCTCAGGGCCCCACCGGTCCGCAGCCACACGGCCCGGGGCAGCCACACGATCTCTGCAGTTAGTGTAGCACCTGGTCTAGCTCATACTTCTCACAGAAGCGGCTGGTGAAGGGAAAGCAGGTGAGGTACTCGATCCAGGGCCAGTTGATGGGGTAGATGTACAGCCACAGCACCAGGGAAGCAAAGAGCCCAACGAAGACCAGCAGCGACACGAGGATGAGGGCTCGCTTGCGGTACTTATCGCTGGTGCCGAAGGTGATGTAAGGCAGGAAGGCGAAGGCCAGAAGCATACCACTGAGGAACCCGAAGATGTGGGCGATGTTGTCTATCCAGGGCAGGAGGCcacagatgaagaggaagagCACAATGACCGACAGGTTGAAGAAGGCCTTCCACGGCCGCTCCAGCAGCTGCCAGCTCTGGAACAGCTCCACAAAGAGGCAGGCGAGGAGGCCGAACTGCGACCCGGCTGGGCCCacctgggggcggggaggagagaTGTGGCCACTGACTCTGGGTGCCAGGTACCAGCTGTGGGGCACATCTCCCGCTCGGAGGATGCCACAGGAGCCTTGCTCTGCCCAACCCTGCAGCCAACCTGGGTGTGCTAACCCCGTGCTTAGCACAAGCCAGCCTGCCCTAGGAGACTACAGCAGTGGGGAGATCGCAGGCCAGAAGGAGCAATAGACTCAAGCCCTCTCCTCCTGAGGGTGGAGAGGAGCCAGATGTAGGGTTTCACAGAACAAGGAGCAAGGATCTCTGGGGACTCAAGAGTGTCCCTGTGCCCTCCTGTCATGAATCGAGAGGCTAACCAATAGGTTCTAGCTTAGCTGCCTATTTGTAGGTAAGCTTGACACAACAGGGACTCTGTGACCTTGTTGCAGATCCTGGGGTGGGACCAGAGCAAGGAACAGCAGGGTTGGTCCTCCCCACAGGCCACAGTGGTCCTCCTCACAAGCCACAATGGTCCTCTCCACGGGCCACAATGGTCCTCCCCACAGGCCACAATGGTCCTCCCCACAGGCCACAATGGTCCTCCCCGTATGTTATAACGCTTTAGGTCCAAAAGGAAGGGCTCATCCCACCCTCTCTGCCCTTGTCTCCCAAGTTTGTACCTCTGCCCGGTAGGGGAGGAAGATAGCGCTGGCCAGGTTGCCTGTAATGCCACTAAGGATGAAGATGATGGAGATGCGGTGCCAGCCGGCCAGCTTCTCCAGGTCCCTCAGGATGGTCATTTGGAAGACCACAGACACAAGGCAGTGCACTATGCTGGGGTAGACACATGAGCATCATCAGCTTTCCCTGTGTGCCCAGAGCACACCACAGTGCAGTCAAGCACTAGCAGGTCGAGCCAGGGCACACCACAGTGCAGTCAAGCACTAGCAGGTCGAGCCAGGGCACACCACAGTGCAGTCAAGCACTAGCAGGTTGAGCCAGTGTGCTTGCTCTGGAAGCCCTTCCTCCGGCATCCAAGAGGGGAGACATGGGAGTCTGGGCATGGGGCAACAGGGTGCCTCTTACCCAGCATGCAGGAATAGAGACAGCCAGATCCGGTAGAACTGGTCAGGGACCTCAGGGTTGAGGAAAGGCAGGAGCCCGCACACCTTGTCCAAACAGTGCACCTGGGTGGGAGACACAGGGTCACTAGTTCTGCCCTGGGAGGCAAGCCAAGTCTGAGGCCACAGTGGTCCTCAGAATCCCGACAGCTTCCACTACCTGGGAACAGAGTGTCGCCTCTTCATGGAAATAGCCGTGCATGAACTCGCAGTACTCCCGCGTGGTGATCTCGCAGCTGTGGACAGGAAGCAGATGGGAATCAGCGTTCTAAAGAGCATCTGCCCACTCAGGCTGGAGACCGGGCTAGGACATGCTCCTTTCTATATCACTGCCCCTTGATCCCTGCCTACCCCCCATCACCcagagcagagaacagaagagagttAGAGGTCCATCAGCTTGCAGGGGTTGTTTGGGGCACCGGCTCACCTGCCCTTGGTGCCGATGCAGCAGGGGCGGCCTTTGATCTTACAGTCTATGTGCAACAAGCCCGTGTGGTTGCTCTGGGCCTGCTCTGTGCAGATCTAAGAGACAGAGGACCAAAGGCAGTGGGCCTCATGACAGAAAGCCAGATGTCCCCACCCTCATCCCAAAGCTTTCTCCTTGGATCTCCTACTCACTGGCCACTTGGTAATGTCATCAGGCCAGATGTGGGCCCCACTGGAGGCTGGCTCTTCACAGGTCCTGGAAGCAGTGGTCAGATTGAGCAAAATAAAAGGCTGGGATGTGCCAGCCTGCACCCACCCACCAGCATCACAGAGGGCAGGTCCGACAGCTGGGTGCCACTCTGGACCCATAGGAGGCTCTCGGCTGTACCTGGGGTCTTGGTGGCACACAACCGCTGATGGCTGCTTCTGGCTCAGGTCAGACTTGTCTGAGGGCCTGGTATCATTCTGCCACTTCACGAATGTGGCTAAAGTCTCCTAAAGGGTGGACAGGAGGTCAGGCCGTGTCAGTCAGATGCTGTGGGCAGTGAACCCCGCAGGACGAGGGCTTTTCCCATTTCCCCAGGACCTGGGTACTTCCTAGGAACCACTGTCCAACTTTCCAAGCCCAGCTTTGGGTTTGCCTGctgggctggggaggaaaggaggccggcaggggcaggggcaggggcaggggcaggggcaggggcaggggcaggggcaggggcaggggcaggaccCACCGAGCAGTCCTTCTTCAGGGTCTGGATGCAGCCCGAGCGGTCATTCTGGACGCAGCAGCCGGAGGTACGCTCGATGTCACGCTCCCTCCGTACCAGCTGCTCAATTTGCTGGTCCTTCCGGATGCAGGGTGAGAACTTTGCTCCCAGGTGGATGAGGTCAATctggagtggagggaggggctgtgagcTAGCACTCCATACTCGGAAGCGGCGGGGCACCCTGCACCCACCCATCTGCCCGGTGTGCAGTGGCAGGATACAGGGCTCCCAGGCATCCTGGGCCTCACCGAGCTGGGGCCAATCCAGAAGTTCTCCTGCTGGATGTATTTTACACTCTCATACACGCCTCTGTTCTTCAGCACCTATCAAGGAGGTAGTTTGTGGCATTAGAGGAGCCAGAGCCCTGGGTGTGAGAGGAGAAAAGGATGGCGGTGGGAGCATCCCCAGAAAAGGGCCTCAACTATGAGCCTCAGGCACCTTCAACTTGGGCCAGGGTGCCGTGGTGGGAGATACAGGGTGCCAACTGTGCCAAACCTCCTTGGGGGAGGCTGGGACCCCCCCAGGAGGAACCCTACTTACCAGCTGTGTGGTGACATGCTGGGCAAAGCCCACAGGTGCGATGCCATAGGTGCAGATCACCAGCAAGGTTATGATGATGTGAACGAATGTCAGCCAGTAGGTGAAGTAGGGCCTGTGGGTGGAGACTTCCAGTCAGCCTGGCAGAGCTCCCGCACCGCCCCTCACACCCTTCACCTGGGCACGGCAGGCATTCCTAGGCTCTTGGATCACCCCAGCTCAGCCTTCCCCACAGAAACTTGGAAGGTGCATTTCCGAGTGTCTCTCTCAGTTCCAAGCCCACGATGGCTTCCCACCGCCTTCTGCATGAAGAGCAAAACCAACCCTGCTGCTAACTGGCGAGCCTGGCTGTGCTCACCCAcaattcctttctcttctgtttgtgcTTCCTGGAACAGGCCACGGCCCCTGAGGCCCCAGGGCCTTTGTACACACTTCACATCAGCTGGGGCGGGGGGGCCCACACACCTCTGCTCACGGCATCCCACCCTAACAGCACCCCTCCGCCCCAGCCGCTCGCCCGCCACGCCTGCCCTTTCTTACTTCGTATAATTTGGAGCCGGACGCCTATCAGGTCACACTGCCAATCACACTATGGCTATCACTCTTTAATCTCCAGTTTCCCTGAGCGTCTCTGTTGTCCAGCTTCCCCCAGGATTCCCCACCCCAGGCGCCAACTCCCTTTGTTCTCTTTTAACCGCCTTTTGGCTTTGAGAGAACGTTTCTCTATGGAGCATTAGCTAGAAgtcactatttagaccaggctggctttgaactcatagacctctgtctgcctctgccctctgcactaaaggcatgtgccagcatgctgggcttaaaagagagagagagagagagagagagagagagagagagagagagagagagagagagagagagagagagtgtgtgtgtgtgtgtccccacatgACTCGCACATATGTGGACGTCAGacgacaactttgtggagtcgctcctctccttcctttttatgtgttctgggaatcaaactcatcCCCAGCCTCACtgactcactgaaccatcttgccagccccagggCACCTGCCCAGGCACAATGCCCCTCTCTCTGGGCTGTGTCCCAGAGACTGCATATGGTTGTGCTTGATCAATGttgttgactgactgactgactgctgtCTGGGGGCCATGTTGAAGATAGCGGTGTCAGCTGGCTCTCTCCCGGCTACAGGATGCTCCCCGAGCACGTGTGTGCCCGGGAGCTTGTCATTACCTGCAGGACCTGCAGGAGGCGCTCTTGGAATGCTTACTGACCGAGAAGGGGCCATGTTTGGGGTGAAGGGGCTTGAGAGCTTCGGAAGCTCTAGCCACTCAGTCCTCTGCCCGGGCTGGCTCCTGGGGGCTCACCGGTGGCTATCGAAGCTCTCCAGCTGCCGCTGCACGGTGCTGCTGATGCTGCGGCGGTAGCTGCGGTTCAGCCAGTTACCCACGACGCCCAGGCCGTAGTGCCTCTTCTTCCGGTCAAATGCAAAGTGCTTTACTTTGGAGGCAATGCGCTTGCCACGCTGGGTCCCGGGACCCAGGGCTCGGCCGCCTCCGTATTCTTTCCTGATGACGACAAAGGCTCTCAGCCTGAGGACCCTGCCAGCGCTCAGCAGGGGTTGGAGAGTCCCACCCTGTACTCACAGCGGGATGTGCACTCCATCGGGGGAGACCGGGGAGGCAGAGTGCGGGACACCTCGGAAGTAGCTGGCAGAGAGTGGGGGGGACTCAAACACATCATCAGGCATAGAGCTCATTTCTTCCTGGAGTAGAGGGGCACCAAGGACAGTGTAAGGAGCCACTGTCCCAAGGACCATCGTAACACTCCAATCAAGGACAAGACAAAGCTATACAGTCTCTTCAGGATGGAAGGGCAGCTGCATGCTTGTCACCCCTGACTTGCCCAGCGGGTCTGTGCCCCACTCCACAACCCCCTCTAAGGGAGCCCAGACCAATGGCTCACATGGGCCACACCCCACCCTGCCTCTGGACCTTCCTAAGATCCCGAAGGCCACAGTCAAGGCCAAGGTCACTCTTCCCAGCCCACCCAATGCCCAGAGTCCACACCCCATGCTTGCCTTACTAAAAAAGGAGGAGTCGAAGGTGTCGGCTCCATCGACAGcatcctcctccaggaagctgggGTAGGCGAAGCTGCGCTTCACATGCCGGCACCGCTGCCCAGTCGCATCCAGCACGGAGCGCCCCTGGGCATGGAACAGAAGCATCAAGGAGGACCCAGAACCCAGAACCCCAGGACCAGATTGGCAAAGGCACAGGACATCGGATAAGTGGATGGGCTGAAGGAAGTACTCAAAGCAGGCCAGGATGGGGCTCCGACTGCAGCTGGCCCTACACAGCCTCTCCTTTGAACGGTCACGATCAGCTCTTCCCTCACGAGCTCTTGCCCACTAACATGAACAGTTGGCACCCCGGCACTCAAGGCATCCACATCCCATCCGGTCACGCTCAAGTCTTGTCCCCTTGCTGCAGCCTCTTGGGCCAGCACACCAGGCCCTCCCCACAGGTCTGATTCTTTCTCGCTCCACCACTCCTCCCATAACCCGTAACAGAGGGGGCGCTGAGGGCTCACAGGGGAACTGGAGCCTGAAGGACATAGGTTCGGGCCTTTAGGATGAGCATGCATTCACTGCTCTGACACAGAGGGTAGACATGTAGGCGAGCAGAGTGGCTACCATGGATGGTGGCATACATCCTTCAACACAGACCTTGAGAAGGGCGGCGGCTGCCTGAAAGCTCATATGGGCAACAGATATCCTCTTGCGGCGGGGCAGATGGGAGTAGCCAGAGCGGACACTGGTGAAGGATGTGAGGGACAGGACCCCTGGAGTCAGAGGTGGGTGGGCAGCGTGAGGCCGGTCCACCTCATCTGGGTGGCGGAAGGCCCGACCCCGAGCCAGTGGATCCACGATCTGCAAGAGACATAGATGAGCAACGCTGCCCAGGCCCTGGGAGAGCCCCTTGCTGCCTGTCCCCTCCAGGGGGCCCACCTTGGGCATCTTGCACGGTTTTGGAGACTCAGTGCCCTGGAAGGATGGCACCTCCTGGCTGGGCAGCTCCAGTTCTCTCTGGCACGAGGCCTTGAGGCGGCCATAGTGCACGCTGCAGTGGTGTAGGCTGCGACGATGCCAGTTTTGTCGCTTGCCCTCCCAGTCGCCGCTGACCCCAAACCACTGGGCCGTGCCCCTGCAAAACAGATATGGTGTGGGCTGGTGCACACGTGTGCACGGGGAGGTGAGGGCAAAGGTACATGTGTTAAagaaggaggcagggggatggcagTACATGCGTGTATTGGGAGGGTGATGCGTGAGTTGCTGGGAGGGTGATGCGTGAGTTGCAGGTACACGGGGTACATGGGTATGAGGTGACGGGAGGTCATGTGGATGTGTTTAAGGTATACAGGGTAACCAATGGACTGTGCTACATACCTTCAGGGTTCTAGGGAATTAGTGAGCTTTCCCTGCGCCCCCCTGAGTTCCCAGCTACAGCCCAGTGACCAGGATGAGAGAGAAGGCTACCCCGTGAGGCTGGAGAAGGCTGGAGAGCCCCTCTGCAGCGTGCTGTGGAACTTCCTGTCAGGTGCACACGCCCAGCCCCAGCACCCTCTCATTCCATCTATGCTATCAAGTCAGATTCTGGCTTTCCACCTCCACAGGGAGCTGCTACTCCCTGACTGTCTACACCTCTGGAAAGGGGACACAGGGCTCAGGCCCCGGGAAAGGCCAGGCCGCTGGGGTGCCCAGGCAGGGCTCAGGTACTGGCTCACTTGCGGATGCTCTGGGACAGGGAGGCCTGGCGGCGGAAGCCGGGGCGCTTCTCTGCACTCTCCTGCCATCGTCCCCGGGGCTCCTGCAGGCTGACACTCTTCAGGTAGGCTGGGTTCTTGCGCCTCTGTGGGGAGGCAAGGAGGACATGAATGAGTGTCTAGGCCACTCACCCACTGGCTGCTTTCGGGCTCCCATTCAGCCCTTTTTATTGCAGGGCTGAGGACGTAGCCCAGAGCCTTTCCCGCACTACCCCACTGGCTGCACCCACTCCTCAGGCCCTCAGTCTGAACCTAAAATGAGCATTTTCTAGCAAGGTCTGTGGATGCAGCTCAGGTTGGCAGTGTGCCCAGCATGCCTAAAGCCCCGGGTTCCCGTCCCAGCGCTACACACCCCTGGTGCGGCGGTGAACACATGCCACCCAGCACCTTTCTACCCAGGAAGTAGAGCAAGAAGGACCAGCAGTTCAAAGTACTTGTTGACTATAGAGCAACttcgaggctaacctgggctacatgagaccctgtctcaacaaacaaaacacaagtttTCCACTGTACTCCAGCAAACCCTCCCTACCCATGATCTGCCCATACACCAGGATGTCCTGCCTCTTCTCACGTGTCTTAGAGCGCTGTCAGGGTGAGCGGGCAGCCCCAACATAGCTCCCCTTTATGTTTCAGGCTGTGTGCAAAGCCCACGCTATTTGGGGCCTGTTTTCAATGAGCTCTTTATGGGGCAGGAGTCCCAGATGGATGTAAACAATGACCCATCCCCCCCAAGAACAAGGCGCTGCAGGGGTGGCTGCTGGCACTGTGGGACCCCATGCCCACTCAGGCCTCCAGACAGCCCACAGCAGGGCCAGGGAGGGGAACTGTAAACAGCCAGAGCCCAGGCTTCTCAACAAGGCCTTTTCTCAGGGACAGTGTTCCTTGTCCCTTGGTCACCAGGCAATAGAACTCCCAAGTTCAGAGTGCAGAGCCTTGCTCCCTGCAATCTGTCAGGCATACGTTGAGGCTGCAAGACTGTCAGTAGACTGAGATGGAAGGGTATGTCTAGCTGCTGTGTGGACAGTCACATCTGTGGCCTGTGGTGGGCAGCCCCTCACCTCAGGAAGCATGCTATCCTGCTCGCCGGGGGCCTGGGTCTCTGGTGGTGGGATGGTGATGGAGAGGTTGGGTGGCTTCCGGCTCTGCAGGCGGCTACCAGACACAGATGGGAGATTGCTGCCATTCTTGTCAGCTGAGGCCATGGTGGGCACGATGCTAGAGGAGAGGCCAGCACGGGCATCCAGAGGGGCCGCAGGACCTGAGGAGATGGAGACCTTGGCAACAGGGAAGGCCACCCGGCACCGGCATCGGCACCGGCACCAGCCTGCCCCGTGTGGTCTCAGGCCGAGCTCCATAGGGATATGGCTAGACCACACCTGGGCTGGGTGGAGGATCTTGGGGTCTATTTCTGACTTTGATTTGCATCTCAGACTAGCCGGAGTGAGGAAGACCTGGACTCCTGCCCTCTGCTTCGGTGAGAACCAAACCACCAAAGGAGCAGAAAGAAGTGGGTGTGGTCGGAG
This sequence is a window from Mus pahari chromosome 14, PAHARI_EIJ_v1.1, whole genome shotgun sequence. Protein-coding genes within it:
- the Rhbdf2 gene encoding inactive rhomboid protein 2 isoform X1; translation: MASADKNGSNLPSVSGSRLQSRKPPNLSITIPPPETQAPGEQDSMLPERRKNPAYLKSVSLQEPRGRWQESAEKRPGFRRQASLSQSIRKGTAQWFGVSGDWEGKRQNWHRRSLHHCSVHYGRLKASCQRELELPSQEVPSFQGTESPKPCKMPKVGPLEGTGSKGLSQGLGSVAHLCLLQIVDPLARGRAFRHPDEVDRPHAAHPPLTPGVLSLTSFTSVRSGYSHLPRRKRISVAHMSFQAAAALLKGRSVLDATGQRCRHVKRSFAYPSFLEEDAVDGADTFDSSFFSKEEMSSMPDDVFESPPLSASYFRGVPHSASPVSPDGVHIPLKEYGGGRALGPGTQRGKRIASKVKHFAFDRKKRHYGLGVVGNWLNRSYRRSISSTVQRQLESFDSHRPYFTYWLTFVHIIITLLVICTYGIAPVGFAQHVTTQLVLKNRGVYESVKYIQQENFWIGPSSIDLIHLGAKFSPCIRKDQQIEQLVRRERDIERTSGCCVQNDRSGCIQTLKKDCSETLATFVKWQNDTRPSDKSDLSQKQPSAVVCHQDPRTCEEPASSGAHIWPDDITKWPICTEQAQSNHTGLLHIDCKIKGRPCCIGTKGSCEITTREYCEFMHGYFHEEATLCSQVHCLDKVCGLLPFLNPEVPDQFYRIWLSLFLHAGIVHCLVSVVFQMTILRDLEKLAGWHRISIIFILSGITGNLASAIFLPYRAEVGPAGSQFGLLACLFVELFQSWQLLERPWKAFFNLSVIVLFLFICGLLPWIDNIAHIFGFLSGMLLAFAFLPYITFGTSDKYRKRALILVSLLVFVGLFASLVLWLYIYPINWPWIEYLTCFPFTSRFCEKYELDQVLH
- the Rhbdf2 gene encoding inactive rhomboid protein 2 isoform X2, producing the protein MASADKNGSNLPSVSGSRLQSRKPPNLSITIPPPETQAPGEQDSMLPERRKNPAYLKSVSLQEPRGRWQESAEKRPGFRRQASLSQSIRKGTAQWFGVSGDWEGKRQNWHRRSLHHCSVHYGRLKASCQRELELPSQEVPSFQGTESPKPCKMPKIVDPLARGRAFRHPDEVDRPHAAHPPLTPGVLSLTSFTSVRSGYSHLPRRKRISVAHMSFQAAAALLKGRSVLDATGQRCRHVKRSFAYPSFLEEDAVDGADTFDSSFFSKEEMSSMPDDVFESPPLSASYFRGVPHSASPVSPDGVHIPLKEYGGGRALGPGTQRGKRIASKVKHFAFDRKKRHYGLGVVGNWLNRSYRRSISSTVQRQLESFDSHRPYFTYWLTFVHIIITLLVICTYGIAPVGFAQHVTTQLVLKNRGVYESVKYIQQENFWIGPSSIDLIHLGAKFSPCIRKDQQIEQLVRRERDIERTSGCCVQNDRSGCIQTLKKDCSETLATFVKWQNDTRPSDKSDLSQKQPSAVVCHQDPRTCEEPASSGAHIWPDDITKWPICTEQAQSNHTGLLHIDCKIKGRPCCIGTKGSCEITTREYCEFMHGYFHEEATLCSQVHCLDKVCGLLPFLNPEVPDQFYRIWLSLFLHAGIVHCLVSVVFQMTILRDLEKLAGWHRISIIFILSGITGNLASAIFLPYRAEVGPAGSQFGLLACLFVELFQSWQLLERPWKAFFNLSVIVLFLFICGLLPWIDNIAHIFGFLSGMLLAFAFLPYITFGTSDKYRKRALILVSLLVFVGLFASLVLWLYIYPINWPWIEYLTCFPFTSRFCEKYELDQVLH